One part of the Nostoc sp. PCC 7120 = FACHB-418 genome encodes these proteins:
- a CDS encoding response regulator transcription factor — protein MELASPQQDTKSKLVSFCLDMMMPSYRWSDRFHPQIKIIAISGLLSEPHESAIANMGVKAFLSKPCTAKELVQTIHTVHTDN, from the coding sequence GTGGAACTTGCTTCACCACAACAGGACACCAAGAGCAAATTAGTGTCATTCTGTTTGGATATGATGATGCCATCATATAGATGGAGCGATCGCTTTCATCCCCAGATCAAAATTATCGCCATTAGTGGACTTTTATCTGAACCCCATGAGAGTGCAATTGCTAACATGGGGGTAAAAGCATTTTTATCTAAACCCTGCACAGCCAAAGAGTTAGTACAAACAATTCATACCGTCCACACTGATAATTAA
- a CDS encoding adenosine deaminase — translation MALYAELHRHLGGSVVPRVLWRYFERHSSELISRFAEYPEFEDFYTRPRNTLDEYLELHTLVESVQTVETLPYFIYRLVRGAYIFENLAYLELRYTPYLRTPEHLSQSQRIDKMAEIVKVVGEASSQPEYPIITSQILCMHTRLPYEVNKAIIDLAAQNKNYVCGIDVAGGDSHYADRLPEWISLYEYGRSLGINTTGHFYETPSGCYPQLLPYLMRIGHGIQIPLLYPELLPDVARRGQCLEVCPTTYIQTGTLQDIRQLKLVFDRCFDAGVDIAICTDNAGLHNVRLPFEYENLLTYDIINFEQLQACQDAAFRHAFAWPYGERPASLLNELLQPETTKVLALKD, via the coding sequence ATGGCATTATATGCAGAATTGCATAGACACCTGGGTGGTTCCGTTGTCCCCCGTGTCTTATGGCGCTATTTTGAGCGACACTCATCGGAGTTGATTTCTCGGTTTGCCGAGTACCCAGAGTTTGAAGACTTTTATACCCGTCCCCGCAATACCCTCGATGAGTACTTAGAACTGCACACCCTTGTGGAAAGTGTACAGACGGTAGAAACTCTGCCTTACTTTATTTATCGTTTGGTGCGGGGTGCTTACATTTTTGAAAATTTGGCTTATCTGGAACTGCGCTACACTCCCTACTTACGTACACCAGAACATCTCAGCCAGTCCCAAAGAATTGACAAGATGGCCGAGATCGTCAAAGTTGTAGGGGAGGCTAGTAGCCAGCCAGAGTATCCTATTATCACAAGCCAGATTTTGTGTATGCACACGCGTCTACCTTATGAGGTGAACAAGGCAATTATTGATTTGGCGGCGCAAAACAAAAATTATGTGTGTGGAATAGATGTAGCTGGGGGTGATAGCCATTACGCCGATCGCCTTCCCGAATGGATCAGTTTATATGAGTATGGGCGATCGCTAGGGATTAACACCACTGGACACTTTTACGAAACCCCATCTGGTTGTTACCCCCAACTCCTACCTTACCTCATGCGGATTGGTCACGGTATCCAAATTCCCCTCTTGTATCCAGAGCTACTACCAGATGTAGCTAGGCGCGGCCAGTGTTTGGAAGTGTGTCCCACAACTTATATTCAAACAGGTACTTTACAAGACATCCGCCAACTCAAGTTAGTTTTTGACCGATGTTTTGATGCTGGGGTAGATATCGCCATCTGTACTGATAACGCTGGGCTGCATAATGTACGTTTGCCATTCGAGTATGAAAATCTCCTAACTTACGACATTATCAACTTTGAACAGTTACAAGCTTGCCAGGATGCAGCTTTCCGCCATGCCTTTGCTTGGCCTTATGGTGAACGTCCTGCATCCCTATTGAATGAATTACTACAACCGGAAACTACCAAAGTTTTAGCATTGAAAGACTAA